The genomic DNA GGCATCCGCCTTCTGTGAGAAAGGAGTCCCGTCGAATGAGCAGCGTGGTGATCCGCGGTGGGAGTTCGTCGTACGCGATCATCTGCGCTGATGTCGCCTGCCGAGCGCCCCAGCCGGAGCCGAAGGTCACCCCGTCAGCATCCATGTACCACCCGCCGGTGCACACCGCCACCGCATCCGGCATGGTGACGAGCGCGCGCAGCTGCTCCTCGATGCGCTCCGGATGCCACACGTCGTCGTCGTCGAGATACGCGATCCACTCGCCCTCCGCGGCCGCGGCCCCGGCGTTGCGGGCGACGGACAGACCGGATGCCGGCTGCCTCAGGTACCGCAGGCCGAGTCCGGAGGCGATCTCAGAAAGACCGGGTTCGGGCGAGCCGTCGTCGACCAGCAGGATCTCGCGCACGGGTGCGGTCTGCGCGCGCACGGAAGCGACGGCCTCCTCGAGGTAGCGACCGCCCCGGTTCGTCGGAATGATCACGGT from Microbacterium sp. LWO13-1.2 includes the following:
- a CDS encoding glycosyltransferase family A protein, with protein sequence MRDRAVTVIIPTNRGGRYLEEAVASVRAQTAPVREILLVDDGSPEPGLSEIASGLGLRYLRQPASGLSVARNAGAAAAEGEWIAYLDDDDVWHPERIEEQLRALVTMPDAVAVCTGGWYMDADGVTFGSGWGARQATSAQMIAYDELPPRITTLLIRRDSFLTEGGCRTAMEPAEDNDLILRLLQIGEFANVDRQLVGYRRHSANVTSRGLAGREANRRVVLDQLRNARLRGDRELTGLLRRHRRAFRRYAAAENLGEFIAATRRRDTPYAARLAVWGARRAPWTSITALAARFGRRESRAG